A stretch of Elgaria multicarinata webbii isolate HBS135686 ecotype San Diego chromosome 5, rElgMul1.1.pri, whole genome shotgun sequence DNA encodes these proteins:
- the SLC35A5 gene encoding UDP-sugar transporter protein SLC35A5 — translation MEPKCCSQLARWSKSAMYTFLLGGAFVTLGSSRILLMKYSANEDNKYDYLPATVNVCSELVKLLLCLMMALWVTRKGGYSHSGFGCSSWRQLYSYIKWSIPAFLYFLDNLIVFYVLSYLDPAMAVLFSNFVIITTALLFRIVLKRQLSWVQWASLLILFLSIVALTAGTGNDKHSLAVHGFHHDIFFSHSNSCLQYTKPEEECWGRENCTARWFFPGFSWNVTTATGALRTVRLGLGHLLILVQCFISALANIYNEKILKEGGQFSENIFVQNAKLYLFGAMFNGLMLSLRPENRRRIEDCGFFYGHNVFSVALIFVTAFLGLSVAFILKFRDNMFHVLTAQVTTVIITTVSVFVFDFKPSLEFFLEAPVVLLSIFIYHCSSPRCVEHTAQWERSKLNGGAWERSSGDGEELERLTKLDSDHDSEEETL, via the exons ATGGAGCCCAAGTGCTGCAGTCAGCTTGCTCGATGGTCCAAGTCAGCCATGTACACGTTTCTTCTAGGAGGTGCCTTTGTTACCTTGGGATCAAGTCGCATCCTTCTGATGAAATACTCTGCCAATGAAG ATAACAAGTATGATTATCTTCCTGCAACTGTGAATGTGTGCTCAGAATTAGTTAAGCTGTTACTCTGTCTGATGATGGCACTTTGGGTAACCAGGAAAG GAGGATATTCTCATAGTGGATTTGGCTGCAGCTCCTGGAGGCAACTGTATAGCTACATTAAGTGGTCAATCCCTGCCTTTCTTTATTTTCTGGATAACCTGATTGTCTTCTATGTGTTATCCTACCTTGATCCG GCCATGGCTGTGCTGTTCTCAAATTTTGTCATCATAACAACAGCTCTCCTGTTCAGAATAGTGCTGAA GCGGCAGCTCTCCTGGGTGCAGTGGGCCTCTCTTCTGATTTTGTTCCTGTCTATCGTAGCGCTGACTGCAGGGACAGGAAACGACAAGCATAGCTTGGCTGTGCACGGGTTTCATCATGAcatctttttcagccattctaaCAGCTGCCTGCAGTACACCAAGCCGGAGGAAGAATGTTGGGGAAGAGAGAACTGCACAGCCAGATGGTTCTTCCCTGGCTTCAGTTGGAATGTCACTACTGCCACGGGGGCCTTGAGAACCGTCCGCCTTGGGCTGGGACATCTGCTCATCCTAGTGCAGTGTTTCATCTCTGCCCTGGCCAACATCTACAATGAGAAGATACTGAAAGAAGGCGGCCAGTTCAGCGAAAACATCTTTGTACAGAACGCCAAGCTGTACCTCTTTGGAGCAATGTTCAATGGGCTGATGCTGAGCCTGCGCCCCGAAAATAGGCGCCGGATTGAAGACTGTGGGTTCTTCTATGGACACAACGTGTTCTCAGTGGCACTTATTTTTGTCACCGCCTTCCTGGGGCTCTCGGTGGCTTTCATCTTGAAGTTCCGAGACAACATGTTTCACGTACTGACTGCACAGGTCACCACGGTGATCATCACCACAGTGTCCGTCTTTGTTTTTGACTTCAAGCCTTCTCTGGAGTTCTTCTTGGAAGCTCCTGTGGTACTTTTGTCTATATTTATCTACCATTGCAGCAGCCCCCGGTGTGTGGAACATACTGCTCAGTGGGAGAGGAGCAAACTCAACGGAGGTGCCTGGGAGCGCTCCAGCGGG GATGGAGAAGAACTTGAGAGACTTACCAAGCTAGACAGTGATCATGATTCGGAGGAGGAGACCTTATAG